Within the Halarcobacter mediterraneus genome, the region GATGCAAATTATGCAAAAGATTGTAGTGATATTACTTTATCAAAAAGTGATTTTTGTCAAGTGGGTTTTGAGGCTTATGACATTATAGTAAATGGAAAAAAAATTGGTGGTAATGCACAAAGAAGAACCAAAAAAGCAATATTTCAACATGGTTCAATTCCATTAGAATCACTAAACAATTCTTTTGATAAAAAAATTGGAACTACACTTAAAGAATTTGATATAAATTTAGACTATAAAAAAGCTTGTTTGTTACTTATTGAAGCATTTAATGAAACTTTTAATGTTCATTTAATTGATAGTAAACTAACTAAAAAAGAAGAAAATAAAAAAAATCAACTACTAAAGGATAAATATGACTATTGCAGAAAATAAACTTACACCAAAAAAGAAAGTAGATTTCAAAAAACCTCAGTGGTTAAGAAAAAAACTTGTACCAAATGCACAAAAAGAGATGGAAGAATTACTTGGAGAACATGGACTTCACACTATTTGTCAAGAAGCAAAATGTCCAAATATTTCAGAATGTTATGCAAAAAAGAATGCAACTTTTCTTATTTTAGGGAATATTTGTACAAGAAGATGTTCTTACTGTAATGTACTTACAGGTAAACCTACTGAAGTTGATTTAGCAGAGATTGATGGAGTTACCCAATCAGTAATCAAATTAGGATTAAAATTTGTTGTTATTACAAGCCCTGCTAGAGATGATTTAAAAGATGGTGGAGCAAAACAGTTTTACAGAGTTACAAAAAATATTTTAGAAAAATCACCTGGAACACAAGTTGAAATTTTAATTCCTGATTTTCAAGGAAAAGAAGAATCATTACAAACTGTAGTTGATAGTGGAGCAGTAATTATTGGTCACAATATTGAAACAGTGCCTTCTTTATATAAAATTAGAAAAAATGCTTCATATAAAAGATCTTTAGAAGTTCTTAAAAAGTTAAAGGAAATAGGTAAAGATAAAATAAAAACAAAATCTGCACTTATGGTAGGACTTGGAGAGACAGAAGAAGAAATGGTTCAAGTATTTAAAGATTTAAGAGAAGTTGGCTGTGAATTTTTAAGTATTGGTCAATACCTTGCACCTTCAGGAGACTATGAAAAAGTTAAAGAATTTGTAACACCAGAACAATTTGCAAGATATAAAAAACTTGCTTTAGATTTAGGGTTTAGTTTTGTACATTCAACTCCATATGCAAGAAGCTCTTATTTAGCTCATGAATATTTATCAAATAATCAAGGAACTCTTTAAAGTTCACTTGATTATATATTATATATTATATTTATTTACAGTTAAAAATATTTCTTGCCCCAATTTATGTAGCTTTTCTAAGTCAAGCCTTACTGAAAGTCCAGAAATTCCAATCGTTGCAATAAGTTTGTTTTTTTGATTAAAATAAGGAACTGCAACAGACCTTAATCCAAACTCATACTCTTCATTACCAATAGCATAACCTCTTTCTTGAATTAAATCTAACTCTTTTTGAAGTTTTGATGTAGAAGTTATTGTATTACTTGTATATTTTTTTAGTTTTAAATTTTTCAATTCAATATCTGAAAAGGCTAATAATATTTTACCAAAAGCATTTGTATGAATAGGACTTTTTAAGCCTACTGAATTTCTAGTTTTTAAAACTCTATTAGAATTATCAATTTGATTTAAATATAATAAAGACCCCTCTTCAAAAACACCTAAATAAGAACTTTCACTTGAAAGTTCATGAACTTCTTCTAATATTACTTTAGTTTTTTCTACTAATCTATCTCTATCTTCATCTTCTAAAATACTTTGCATAAAATCACTTAAAACTATTTCTTTACTATTTTCTTTATATTCTATAAAACTTTCATCAATAAGTGTAGAGATTAATCTTGACATAGTACTTTTATCTATAAGAAGTTTTTGACATAGAGTATTTGCAGTAAGTGGTTGATTTGCCATCATTATCTCTTTTAGAATTTTTAAACCTCTAGATAAAGACTTATTTCTACTATTTTGCACTTAAAGAAACTCCCAATCATTTATTTGATTTATACTAGCATTTTTTATCTAAATATCAGAAAAAAGTAACAGTATATAGCTATTGGTTACATTTTTTTTTACAAATTTAAAAAAAAATATTTTATTATTTGTGACTCATTTTTAATATTTTCTCACTATATGCAACTTTTTAATGAACATATTCTAAAATCCCTTTTTTATGGTATCTTGAGACTTTATTAAAATATTCTTAATTTTAATATATAATTTTATTTTTTTGGTTATGTTTATATTTTCTATGGATTAATTTCAGTGTCAGAAGAAAAATTACATATTAAAAGTATCTAATTTTTTTCAAAAAAAATGAAAAGAGGTAACTATCATGACTGCATCAGTTGTAGATTTATCAAAACTAACAGCAAATGATGATTTAACTCCTGTGTTAGGTGGACACTGGCCTGGAATTCAAATCTAT harbors:
- a CDS encoding lipoate--protein ligase family protein, translating into MKELQSEFRVINSGRNNAKNNMATDEALLSCYENEEQAILRVYYWNKSFTIGISQDFETYSYLKEYTDFAKRITGGGVLFHGHDISYSLVIPTVFLKDLTIKKSYEFICQFILNFYKKLNLDANYAKDCSDITLSKSDFCQVGFEAYDIIVNGKKIGGNAQRRTKKAIFQHGSIPLESLNNSFDKKIGTTLKEFDINLDYKKACLLLIEAFNETFNVHLIDSKLTKKEENKKNQLLKDKYDYCRK
- a CDS encoding IclR family transcriptional regulator — encoded protein: MQNSRNKSLSRGLKILKEIMMANQPLTANTLCQKLLIDKSTMSRLISTLIDESFIEYKENSKEIVLSDFMQSILEDEDRDRLVEKTKVILEEVHELSSESSYLGVFEEGSLLYLNQIDNSNRVLKTRNSVGLKSPIHTNAFGKILLAFSDIELKNLKLKKYTSNTITSTSKLQKELDLIQERGYAIGNEEYEFGLRSVAVPYFNQKNKLIATIGISGLSVRLDLEKLHKLGQEIFLTVNKYNI
- the lipA gene encoding lipoyl synthase gives rise to the protein MTIAENKLTPKKKVDFKKPQWLRKKLVPNAQKEMEELLGEHGLHTICQEAKCPNISECYAKKNATFLILGNICTRRCSYCNVLTGKPTEVDLAEIDGVTQSVIKLGLKFVVITSPARDDLKDGGAKQFYRVTKNILEKSPGTQVEILIPDFQGKEESLQTVVDSGAVIIGHNIETVPSLYKIRKNASYKRSLEVLKKLKEIGKDKIKTKSALMVGLGETEEEMVQVFKDLREVGCEFLSIGQYLAPSGDYEKVKEFVTPEQFARYKKLALDLGFSFVHSTPYARSSYLAHEYLSNNQGTL